The region TTTGTGAGTTTGAGCGAACAAAGCGAGCGGGTGAGAGATATTTCAAAAAAGTAAAATCAGAACGTCACAATCGGCTCTCACAAAGCGCACAAAGTGAGCGAGTGAGAGAAAAATAAGAGAGGATCGCCATGGCACGCCCCAAACGACCGGTCACGGTCAAACTCCCCACGGCCGCCGAGGCTGCGGCCCGCATAGAGGCCATGCGGCGGCAGACGGAGGACAACACCAACTACCGGACAAAGTCCCTGAAGATCCACGGCCCGATCTGCGCCAAATGCGGCCGGGAGTTCGACCAGTCCAACCTGCACCTGCTCACCGTCCACCACAAGGATGGCAACCACCACAACAACCCGCCCGACGGCAGCAACTGGGAAAATCTGTGCGCCCACTGCCACGAGGACGAGCACAGCCGGGACCTGCTGGGGGATTATCTCAGCAAATAAGGTGATCCGGCCTGCCGAGACGCCGCCAATCCGGGTCCCCCGGCCCCGACGCCCCTCCCCAAGGAATCCGCTCCGGTACGACACATCAAGGCACACAACAATCTGGTATTACCGATATTTTTAAGCAAACTGCAACTTTTGCCGTTCGTGTTAATTAAATTAACATGGTGCACACAGGCGTATCTCATTACAATAACGGCATTTTTCTAACAACCAGGACAAAATGATACAAAACCCGTAACGATATAACCTATTGTTTTTTGATTCATTTTGCTTTAATGAAGTATGATCTGGACACAAACGACAACGATACCCACTCACGGTTACGAGACATGAGACTTTTTTGTTCTATCATCTGCCTGCTGCTGACGCTGTCCGCCCCTGCCGCGGCCACGGATCGCAGCCTGGCCGTGCAGGTGCTGGAGGAGATCAACCTGGCCCGCATCGCACCGCACACCTATGCCGGCTTTCTGCGGGAGTTCCGCAACCGGTTCAAAGGAGAATATTACCTGCTGTCGGGCAGCGACACCCGCATTCAGGCCTACGAAGGGGTCAGGGCCGTGGACGAGGCCATCAGGTACCTCGTGCGCCAGCCCCCCCTGCCGCCCCTTACCTGGTCGGATGGGCTGGTAGCGGCAGCGGCCGAACTTGCCGAGGAGCAGGGACGCTCCGACGCCACGGGCCACGCCGGCCTGGGAAGCTACGGCATGCGGCAGCGGATCGACCGGCACGGGATATGGGACCGGCAGATCGCCGAGAATATCGGCTATGGCCCCACAGCGGCCCGGGACATGGTCATGCAATTGATCATCGACGACGGGGTGCCGGACCGGGGGCACCGCACGAACACGTTCAGCACGGTTTTCAGGACCGCCGGGGTCGCCTGCGGTCCCCATCAGATTTTCGGCAGCATGTGCGTCATCGATTTCGCGGATGCGTTCAGGGAATAGAAGACACGGGAATCCCTTGGGGGAAAGGAGAGAAAAAGCAGCGACAAGGTGATCGGATGGGAAGAGAGAAAGGAACGTCCCCTTGGATGTTCCCTGTTTTGAATGCTGCACATGAACGGCGAAGGCCGGCCCTGATTCCAGAGTGGGATACTCACAACAAAACGGAGGGGAGATGCCATGCACGATGAAAAAACAGGAGGATTCGGACGACGTGACTTTCTGAAAGGGGCTGTCTCGGCAGCCATTGCCGCCGGTTGTATCGGCCTGCGTGAACCCGCCGCCCATGCCGCTTCACCGGCCTGCAGCCTGACCAGCGGCCTGCCCGGCACCCTGCTGCCGCCCCCGGCCATCAATGCCGTTCCAGGCACGGAAAAATTCTGGAAACAGGTCAAGAAAGCCTTTCCCCTCCCCGACGACTACATCCACATGAATACCGGCACCACCGGTTCCCAAGCGCTCTTCTCCCAGCACAACCTGGCCGTGTACAACACCTACAAGAGCGCCGACCCGCGCGACTGGCAGGCAAACCTGAATGCCGACTTTCCCGACCTGTTCGCCACCGAGAACTCGATCCTGGGGGTATCGGGCATCGGGCCGCGCCAGGCAGCCGTTGCCGCCGCCTACGGCGCCAACCCGGATGAAATCGTCCTGAGCTACAACACCACCGACGCCTGCAACCTGATCTTTGCGGGTACCCCCTGGCAACCGGGGGACCGGATCATCACCACCTCCATGGAACATAACGCCATCATCGGCCCCATCGCCTGGGCCCGGGATTACCACGGCGTCGAGGTGGCCGTCATCGATATCCCGTCCAACTTCGAC is a window of Geobacter sp. FeAm09 DNA encoding:
- a CDS encoding YajD family HNH nuclease, producing MARPKRPVTVKLPTAAEAAARIEAMRRQTEDNTNYRTKSLKIHGPICAKCGREFDQSNLHLLTVHHKDGNHHNNPPDGSNWENLCAHCHEDEHSRDLLGDYLSK
- a CDS encoding CAP domain-containing protein; protein product: MRLFCSIICLLLTLSAPAAATDRSLAVQVLEEINLARIAPHTYAGFLREFRNRFKGEYYLLSGSDTRIQAYEGVRAVDEAIRYLVRQPPLPPLTWSDGLVAAAAELAEEQGRSDATGHAGLGSYGMRQRIDRHGIWDRQIAENIGYGPTAARDMVMQLIIDDGVPDRGHRTNTFSTVFRTAGVACGPHQIFGSMCVIDFADAFRE